One window of the Desulfatiglans sp. genome contains the following:
- a CDS encoding sulfate adenylyltransferase subunit 2 — protein MDHLERLEAQSVYIFREAYREFKNLVMLWSIGKDSTVLLWLARKAFFGHVPLPLLHIDTHFKIPEMIEYRDRLAREWRLNIIYGENSEALKTKATFPDGNCDRITCCGNLKIKALKYTLSGEWPRYRFDHKLDKYVIDSNTEQYTGVITGVRADEEGSRSKERYFSPRDKDNDWDVGDQPPELWNQFKTDFAPGTHVRIHPLLDWTELNIWEYIERENIPTVSLYYNKGDGKRYRSLGCWPCTMPVESEARTVSEIIRELKEGKFSNIAERAGREQDKEDGGGLETLRRDGYM, from the coding sequence ATGGATCATCTAGAAAGACTTGAAGCTCAGAGCGTTTATATATTCAGAGAGGCATACCGTGAATTTAAAAATCTGGTCATGCTCTGGTCAATCGGAAAGGACAGCACCGTGCTGCTCTGGCTGGCGAGAAAGGCTTTTTTCGGACACGTGCCGCTGCCTCTTCTGCACATAGACACACATTTTAAGATCCCTGAAATGATCGAGTACCGTGACAGGCTTGCCAGGGAGTGGCGGTTAAACATAATCTATGGAGAAAATAGTGAGGCTTTGAAAACAAAGGCAACCTTTCCTGATGGGAACTGTGACAGGATCACCTGCTGCGGGAATCTCAAGATAAAGGCGCTCAAATATACCCTTTCAGGTGAATGGCCAAGGTACCGCTTTGATCATAAGCTTGATAAATATGTAATTGATTCCAATACCGAGCAGTACACAGGCGTTATTACAGGGGTGCGTGCTGATGAGGAGGGAAGCCGCTCAAAAGAGAGATATTTCTCGCCAAGAGACAAGGATAATGACTGGGATGTGGGTGATCAGCCGCCTGAGCTGTGGAACCAGTTCAAAACAGATTTTGCACCAGGCACACATGTGAGAATACACCCTCTTCTTGACTGGACTGAGCTTAATATCTGGGAATATATCGAGCGCGAAAATATCCCGACTGTTTCCTTGTACTATAACAAAGGTGATGGAAAACGATACCGCTCATTAGGATGCTGGCCATGCACCATGCCTGTAGAATCAGAGGCACGGACAGTCAGTGAGATCATCAGGGAATTGAAGGAGGGTAAATTCTCAAATATTGCTGAGAGGGCCGGCAGGGAACAGGACAAGGAAGATGGTGGAGGGCTTGAGACACTTAGAAGGGACGGGTATATGTAA
- a CDS encoding phosphoadenylyl-sulfate reductase, giving the protein MKNEITNLLKIFRDKTAEELLKYFLTGFSNKPDSRIALASSLGAEDQVLTHMMVKILPEARFFILDTGRLHPETYELMERTMVRYNIHYEILFPDYSDIEDMVGKHGPNLFYKCIENRKLCCNIRKLKPLGRVLSTLDVWVTGLRRSQSTTRSEIEKIEWDEGNGLIKLNPLADWSEKEVWGYIKKHEIPYNRLHDRGFPSIGCEPCTKAIEPGDDIRAGRWWWESPEQKECGLHIVDGKLVRKRG; this is encoded by the coding sequence ATGAAAAATGAAATAACAAACCTTTTAAAAATATTCAGGGATAAAACTGCTGAGGAACTGCTCAAATATTTCCTCACAGGGTTTTCCAATAAGCCAGATAGCCGCATAGCACTTGCATCCAGTCTCGGTGCTGAAGACCAGGTGCTGACCCATATGATGGTAAAAATATTACCGGAGGCCCGTTTCTTTATACTTGATACAGGACGGCTTCACCCTGAGACCTATGAACTTATGGAGAGGACAATGGTTAGATACAATATACATTATGAAATCCTGTTTCCTGATTATTCTGATATTGAGGATATGGTGGGTAAACACGGGCCAAATCTTTTTTATAAATGCATAGAAAACCGCAAACTGTGCTGCAATATTAGAAAGCTTAAACCCCTTGGCAGGGTTCTCTCTACACTTGATGTCTGGGTTACAGGTCTTAGAAGATCTCAGTCAACAACAAGATCAGAGATTGAGAAGATAGAATGGGATGAGGGTAATGGTCTTATCAAACTAAACCCCCTTGCTGATTGGAGCGAAAAGGAGGTATGGGGTTATATAAAAAAACATGAGATCCCCTATAACAGGCTTCATGACAGGGGGTTCCCAAGCATTGGCTGTGAGCCATGCACAAAGGCGATCGAGCCTGGTGATGATATAAGGGCAGGCAGATGGTGGTGGGAATCTCCTGAACAAAAGGAGTGCGGTCTGCATATTGTCGATGGAAAACTTGTAAGGAAGAGAGGATAA
- a CDS encoding 4Fe-4S binding protein, producing MDKIDSALLQKSGLIQQKQKEYYALRLHAVAGDFTPAQLKKVIEVSERFGKGQIHLSTRQGIDIHFVHQTRIAEAINELQSAGVKMGVNGPRIRIVTGCPGNATCKFGIIETKEIARELDLRYFGKETPYKFKMAVTGCPNNCAKASENDIGVMGGIEPEWVKEQCIDCGLCEKTCPSKAIIKLNENYVHDSERCINCSRCTSSCPTGAWQPKKTGYILWLGGTMGKFPRIATKVPVLIETKVELYEHTSRVIEYYRANGRKKERFGYMMERIGVSAVINDILNDM from the coding sequence ATGGATAAAATCGATTCTGCTCTTCTTCAAAAGTCCGGCCTTATTCAGCAGAAGCAAAAGGAATATTATGCCTTAAGGCTGCATGCTGTTGCAGGAGATTTCACACCGGCACAATTGAAGAAGGTTATTGAGGTCTCTGAACGTTTTGGAAAAGGGCAGATTCATCTCTCCACAAGACAGGGAATTGACATACATTTTGTTCATCAAACCCGGATTGCTGAGGCCATAAATGAGTTGCAATCAGCTGGTGTAAAAATGGGTGTAAATGGCCCCAGAATCAGGATCGTTACCGGATGCCCCGGAAACGCCACCTGTAAATTTGGTATTATCGAGACAAAGGAGATAGCACGCGAGCTGGACTTAAGGTACTTTGGAAAAGAGACCCCATATAAATTCAAGATGGCAGTTACAGGCTGCCCTAACAATTGCGCCAAGGCCAGCGAAAATGATATTGGCGTTATGGGAGGGATAGAACCGGAATGGGTAAAAGAGCAATGTATCGATTGCGGTCTGTGTGAAAAAACATGTCCTTCCAAAGCGATTATAAAGCTGAATGAGAATTATGTGCATGACAGTGAGAGATGTATAAATTGCAGCAGATGCACCTCAAGCTGCCCAACAGGCGCATGGCAGCCAAAAAAGACTGGATATATCCTCTGGCTGGGTGGGACAATGGGGAAGTTTCCAAGGATCGCAACAAAAGTCCCTGTCCTGATTGAGACAAAAGTGGAGCTATACGAACATACCAGCAGGGTAATTGAATACTATCGTGCAAATGGCCGCAAGAAAGAGCGGTTCGGTTATATGATGGAGCGAATAGGTGTCAGCGCAGTAATTAACGATATTTTGAATGACATGTAA
- a CDS encoding sulfate/molybdate ABC transporter ATP-binding protein → MGISINNVSKKFGDFEALKDVNIEICDGELTALLGPSGSGKTTLLRIIAGLEIADSGVILINGEDASYRHIRERRVGFVFQHYALFRHMTVFDNIAFSLKIRKRKERPSKGEIKERANKLLRLVQLEGLRNRYPSQLSGGQRQRVALARALAMEPKILLLDEPFGALDARVRAELRGWLRDLHDEIHITSIFVTHDQEEALEVADTIIVMNKGGIEQTGTPEEVYNNPKNPFVFNFLGNVNLFHGRINEASTFMAGMDKGASILAAANGEQTIGYVRSQDIDIDRESSYLSGIPATVKDIRTVGPVARVSLIVVGNPDVVEAELTRDKYRALDLKSGEKVFVRPKNVKVFVEDYQI, encoded by the coding sequence ATGGGAATTTCGATAAACAATGTGAGTAAAAAGTTTGGTGATTTTGAGGCGCTTAAAGATGTGAACATTGAGATATGCGATGGGGAACTTACAGCATTATTGGGGCCTTCAGGATCAGGAAAGACTACCCTGCTCCGAATCATAGCCGGGCTTGAGATCGCCGATTCAGGCGTGATCCTGATAAATGGAGAAGATGCCTCATATCGCCATATACGTGAAAGAAGAGTCGGTTTTGTTTTTCAGCACTATGCCCTGTTTCGTCACATGACAGTATTCGACAATATCGCCTTTAGCCTGAAGATCAGGAAGAGAAAAGAGCGCCCTTCAAAGGGTGAGATAAAAGAGAGGGCAAATAAACTGCTCAGGCTTGTGCAACTTGAGGGCCTCAGGAATCGTTATCCCTCACAGCTTTCAGGTGGGCAGAGGCAGAGGGTGGCGCTTGCGAGGGCACTTGCCATGGAACCAAAGATACTGCTCCTTGATGAGCCATTTGGCGCCCTTGATGCCAGGGTCAGGGCAGAATTAAGAGGGTGGTTAAGGGATCTTCATGATGAGATTCATATAACGAGTATATTTGTTACCCATGACCAGGAGGAGGCGCTCGAGGTGGCAGACACGATTATTGTCATGAATAAAGGGGGGATAGAGCAGACCGGCACACCTGAAGAGGTTTACAATAATCCAAAAAATCCCTTTGTGTTCAATTTTTTGGGAAACGTCAACCTGTTTCATGGAAGGATCAATGAAGCCTCCACCTTTATGGCCGGCATGGATAAGGGGGCATCTATTTTGGCTGCGGCGAACGGGGAGCAAACAATAGGATATGTGAGATCTCAGGATATCGACATTGATCGTGAATCATCATACTTATCAGGTATACCTGCCACTGTAAAAGATATCCGAACAGTTGGCCCTGTTGCACGTGTCAGCCTTATAGTCGTTGGAAATCCGGATGTGGTAGAGGCCGAGTTGACAAGGGATAAATACAGGGCCCTCGACTTGAAGAGCGGCGAAAAGGTCTTTGTAAGGCCCAAAAATGTAAAGGTCTTTGTCGAGGACTATCAGATATAA
- the cysW gene encoding sulfate ABC transporter permease subunit CysW — translation MPKHKVLDAVTLDSALTEPLFVRWLLIGVTIVFLGLFLILPVIALFSKAFENGIPAYFAALVDPDALSAIKLTLLTAAITVPLNLIFGLAAAWAITKFRFPGKNLLITLIDLPFSVSPVIAGLIFVLVFGLHGWLGPWLSAYNIRIIFALPGIVLATIFVTFPFVARELIPLMQSQGSGEEEAAIVLGANGFQIFLRVTLPNIWWGVVYGVVICNARAMGEFGAVSVVSGHIRGATNTIPLYVEILYNEYDFSAAFAVASLLALLAIFTLVVKKLAEWKIGHREQNSKISGKTGRESMNVTAGAPDFAQSSFIDAPVKFYQDEGN, via the coding sequence ATGCCGAAGCATAAGGTATTAGACGCTGTTACCCTTGATAGCGCTCTAACAGAGCCGCTTTTTGTCCGCTGGCTGCTTATTGGTGTGACAATAGTTTTTCTTGGCTTGTTTCTCATTCTGCCGGTTATTGCACTCTTCAGCAAGGCATTTGAAAATGGCATCCCGGCCTATTTTGCAGCTCTTGTGGATCCGGATGCCCTTTCAGCAATAAAACTGACATTGTTAACAGCCGCTATAACTGTACCTCTTAACCTTATTTTCGGTCTGGCAGCCGCCTGGGCCATTACAAAGTTCAGGTTCCCCGGCAAAAATCTGCTAATTACGCTGATAGACCTCCCTTTTTCTGTCTCACCCGTGATAGCAGGGCTCATATTCGTCCTTGTGTTTGGGTTACATGGCTGGTTAGGCCCATGGCTCAGCGCCTACAATATCAGGATAATATTTGCCCTTCCCGGTATTGTTCTAGCAACCATCTTTGTCACATTCCCTTTTGTTGCAAGGGAGCTTATTCCCCTGATGCAGTCCCAGGGAAGCGGAGAGGAGGAGGCGGCAATTGTGCTCGGGGCAAATGGTTTTCAGATTTTTTTAAGGGTAACACTCCCCAATATCTGGTGGGGAGTGGTTTATGGTGTTGTAATATGCAATGCACGCGCCATGGGTGAATTTGGGGCTGTATCGGTTGTCTCTGGTCATATACGTGGAGCAACAAACACGATCCCCCTGTATGTAGAGATACTTTACAATGAATATGATTTTTCGGCCGCATTTGCAGTTGCATCGCTCCTTGCTCTTCTTGCGATTTTCACACTTGTTGTTAAGAAGCTGGCAGAGTGGAAGATTGGACACCGTGAACAAAACAGTAAAATATCGGGTAAAACAGGCAGGGAGTCAATGAATGTTACAGCCGGGGCGCCGGACTTTGCACAATCTTCTTTTATAGATGCACCGGTAAAGTTTTATCAAGATGAGGGGAATTAA
- the cysT gene encoding sulfate ABC transporter permease subunit CysT — protein sequence MDTENLKSRKQYQRVLPGFNLTLGYTIFYIGIIVLIPLSALVFKSAGMTWSDFIETVTSPRVMASYRVTFGAAIVAALINVIFGSITAWVLVRYRFTGRNLVDALIDLPFALPTAVIGITLATVYSSNGWIGAVTEPLGLKIAYTPMGIVIAMTVIGLPFVVRTLQPVIEDIEKEAEEAALCLGANRLQTIRYIIFPVLAPSMLTGFALSLGRSIGEYGSIIFIAGNMPMISEITSLLIITKLEQFDYSGATAIALVMLAASFVLLFAINILQRWSRKYAEA from the coding sequence ATGGATACTGAAAATTTAAAAAGCAGAAAACAATATCAGAGGGTGCTCCCCGGTTTCAATCTGACCCTTGGATACACTATATTTTACATCGGGATCATTGTACTCATCCCGCTTTCAGCACTGGTATTTAAGAGCGCAGGGATGACATGGTCTGATTTCATTGAAACAGTTACATCTCCGCGGGTTATGGCCTCATACAGGGTCACATTTGGGGCGGCTATTGTTGCAGCCTTAATAAATGTTATTTTTGGATCAATCACCGCATGGGTACTTGTCAGATACAGGTTTACAGGCAGAAATCTTGTTGATGCACTGATTGATCTCCCATTTGCACTGCCAACAGCAGTAATAGGCATAACCTTGGCAACAGTTTATTCATCAAATGGATGGATTGGCGCCGTTACTGAGCCTCTCGGGCTTAAGATTGCATATACTCCAATGGGCATTGTCATTGCAATGACAGTAATCGGCCTTCCTTTTGTGGTACGAACACTTCAGCCGGTTATAGAGGATATAGAAAAGGAGGCTGAAGAGGCGGCTCTCTGCCTGGGAGCTAATCGCCTGCAGACAATCCGTTATATAATTTTTCCCGTTTTAGCGCCTTCCATGCTTACAGGATTTGCCTTAAGCCTTGGAAGATCAATAGGTGAATATGGTTCAATAATATTTATTGCCGGAAACATGCCGATGATCTCAGAGATTACCTCGCTTTTAATAATAACCAAGCTGGAACAGTTTGATTATTCCGGGGCAACGGCGATTGCACTGGTAATGCTTGCAGCATCATTTGTTCTGTTGTTTGCAATAAACATTCTACAAAGATGGAGCAGAAAATATGCCGAAGCATAA
- a CDS encoding sulfate ABC transporter substrate-binding protein — MRRYSITILLILLIAIIASLPVKAHASGKKTLLNVSYDPTRKFYQEINLAFNEYWQKVNSTAVDIRQSHGGSGKQARSVIDGLHADVVTLALAYDIDSIADKSDLLPKEWQKRFPNNSSPYTSTIVLLVRKNNPKKIKDWDDLAKPGLAVITPNPKTSGGARWNYLAAWGYALLKWGNGEEKAKEFVKAIYKNVPILDSGARGSTTTFIERKIGDVLISWENEAYLVVNKPGKDEYEIVVPSISILAEPPVAIIDRNAERHGTADLAKAYIQFLYSEHGQEIAAKNYYRPRLESVLCKYTAQFQEVNLITIEDIFGGWEKAHATHFADRGIFDQIYQAY; from the coding sequence ATGAGAAGATATAGCATTACAATACTATTGATACTTTTAATAGCAATCATTGCATCTTTGCCAGTAAAAGCCCATGCAAGTGGAAAGAAAACATTGCTGAATGTATCCTATGACCCGACACGGAAATTTTATCAGGAGATCAACCTTGCTTTCAATGAGTACTGGCAGAAAGTCAATTCCACAGCGGTTGATATCAGGCAGTCTCACGGCGGAAGCGGTAAGCAGGCCAGGTCAGTAATTGACGGCCTTCATGCTGATGTTGTTACCCTGGCCCTTGCCTATGATATTGATTCCATCGCTGACAAGAGTGATCTCCTGCCAAAGGAGTGGCAGAAACGTTTTCCAAATAACAGTTCACCCTACACATCAACGATTGTATTGCTTGTACGAAAAAACAATCCCAAAAAAATAAAGGACTGGGATGATCTTGCAAAACCAGGTCTTGCTGTGATTACCCCCAACCCCAAGACCTCCGGAGGGGCGCGCTGGAATTACCTTGCTGCGTGGGGATATGCCCTGTTGAAATGGGGCAACGGCGAGGAAAAGGCTAAAGAGTTTGTCAAGGCCATATACAAGAACGTACCGATCCTTGATTCAGGCGCAAGGGGTTCTACAACCACATTTATAGAACGTAAGATAGGTGATGTGCTCATTTCATGGGAGAATGAGGCCTACCTGGTTGTGAATAAACCAGGCAAGGATGAGTATGAAATAGTTGTGCCTTCTATCAGCATACTTGCAGAACCACCAGTTGCAATTATTGATCGTAATGCGGAGAGACATGGAACAGCCGACCTGGCAAAGGCCTATATCCAATTTCTTTATAGTGAACATGGTCAGGAGATCGCAGCGAAAAATTACTACCGCCCCAGGCTTGAATCTGTTTTATGCAAATATACTGCACAGTTTCAGGAGGTAAATCTCATTACAATCGAAGATATCTTCGGGGGATGGGAAAAGGCACATGCAACCCATTTTGCAGACAGGGGAATTTTTGACCAGATTTATCAGGCATACTGA
- a CDS encoding O-acetylhomoserine aminocarboxypropyltransferase/cysteine synthase produces the protein MTAIDNKLKIETLALHGGQEADPTTGSRAVPIYQTTSYQFRSSDHAASLFGLAEFGNIYTRLMNPTTDVFEKRIAALDGGIGALAVASGQSAITLALLNIAQAGDEIVSADNLYGGTYNLFHYTFKRLGINVKFVKSNDLEAFQRAITPKTKAIYAESIGNPKLDVADLEGIAAVAHKNGIPFVLDNTVSPYILRPIDFGVDIAVYSATKFIGGHGTSLGGVIVDSGKFDWTNGKFPLIADPDPSYHGINFVEALKPLGNLAYILKARVTLLRDVGPALSPFNAFLFLQGLETLHLRMPRHSTNALGVAAYLKKHPKVNWVNYPGLDDSPENERAQKYLKHGAGAILGFGIKGGKEAGKTFIDSLQLISHLANVGDAKSLAIHPATTTHQQLSADEQLATGVTPDFIRLSIGIEHIDDIISDIEQALARV, from the coding sequence ATGACAGCAATCGACAACAAGCTAAAAATCGAGACCCTGGCGCTGCATGGCGGGCAGGAGGCTGATCCCACTACCGGATCAAGGGCGGTGCCCATTTACCAGACAACATCATACCAGTTCAGGAGCAGCGATCATGCGGCAAGCCTGTTTGGGCTGGCGGAGTTCGGGAACATCTATACAAGGCTCATGAACCCGACAACAGATGTATTTGAAAAGAGGATAGCTGCCCTGGATGGGGGCATAGGGGCGCTGGCAGTTGCAAGCGGGCAGTCTGCCATAACACTGGCATTACTTAACATTGCACAGGCAGGGGATGAGATAGTCTCAGCCGATAACCTCTATGGCGGCACCTATAACCTGTTTCATTACACCTTTAAAAGGCTCGGGATAAATGTAAAATTTGTTAAATCCAATGATCTGGAAGCATTTCAAAGGGCCATAACACCTAAGACAAAGGCGATCTACGCAGAATCCATCGGCAACCCGAAACTGGATGTTGCAGACCTTGAAGGCATAGCAGCGGTTGCACATAAGAACGGAATACCCTTTGTGCTGGATAACACAGTATCACCCTATATATTAAGACCCATAGACTTTGGAGTAGATATTGCAGTCTACTCTGCCACAAAGTTTATCGGCGGGCATGGTACAAGCCTGGGAGGGGTTATAGTGGATTCGGGCAAGTTTGACTGGACAAACGGTAAGTTCCCCCTTATAGCTGATCCGGACCCAAGCTATCATGGGATAAACTTTGTTGAGGCGCTTAAACCCCTTGGAAACCTGGCCTATATCTTAAAGGCAAGGGTAACCCTTTTAAGGGATGTTGGCCCTGCCCTTTCACCCTTTAACGCATTCCTCTTTCTCCAGGGGCTTGAAACCCTGCATTTGAGGATGCCTCGGCACTCTACCAACGCCCTTGGGGTAGCTGCATATCTTAAGAAACACCCGAAGGTGAACTGGGTAAATTATCCAGGTCTTGATGACAGCCCGGAAAATGAGCGGGCACAGAAGTACCTTAAACATGGCGCAGGCGCAATACTTGGCTTTGGCATAAAGGGTGGTAAAGAGGCAGGTAAAACATTTATTGATTCGCTTCAACTGATATCACACCTTGCCAATGTGGGGGATGCAAAGAGCCTTGCCATACACCCTGCAACAACCACTCATCAGCAGCTTTCCGCTGATGAACAGCTTGCGACAGGTGTTACCCCTGACTTTATAAGGCTTTCAATAGGCATAGAGCATATTGATGATATTATTTCAGATATAGAGCAGGCGCTGGCGAGGGTTTAG
- a CDS encoding Rrf2 family transcriptional regulator: MRITYKGDYALKAVLDLALHYDMELVRSQEMAKRIDAPQKFLEQVLLELRKGRLIESRRGSIGGYRLSKSPDKITVGDVVRLIDGDIEPISCAKAGYTECTDIARCVFRGIWQKVAKSASEIVDSVTFEDLVNQIKEKYAEPDYVI; the protein is encoded by the coding sequence ATGAGAATTACATATAAAGGTGATTATGCATTAAAGGCTGTACTTGACCTGGCCCTCCATTATGACATGGAACTGGTAAGGAGTCAGGAGATGGCCAAACGGATTGATGCCCCTCAAAAGTTTCTTGAGCAGGTACTGCTGGAGCTGAGAAAGGGCAGGCTTATTGAAAGCAGGCGAGGGAGCATAGGCGGTTACAGGCTTTCAAAGTCGCCTGACAAGATTACTGTAGGCGATGTCGTCAGGCTGATAGATGGGGATATTGAGCCCATATCATGCGCTAAAGCTGGTTATACAGAATGCACTGATATCGCAAGATGTGTCTTCAGGGGGATATGGCAAAAGGTGGCAAAATCAGCATCAGAGATAGTTGACAGCGTAACCTTTGAGGATCTGGTTAACCAGATAAAAGAAAAATACGCTGAACCTGATTATGTAATATAG
- a CDS encoding tetratricopeptide repeat protein, with protein sequence MNQERIERRLSGILIADVAGYSRLMEDDEEWTIHNLEENKKLMETLISDFQGRVVDSPGDNILAEFNSVVNAVECAILIQKELAAKYASLPENKKMQFRIGINLGDVIIKDNSIYGDGVNAAARIQSLSDPGGINISRYVYDQVKRKIDVQYEYLGEHQVKNLDEPVRIYKIIPGDKPDSEANGTRATEKASFNRMAYPLPERPSIAVMPFVNLSGEADQEFFCDGLTEEIITGLSKNPELFVIARNSSFFFKNRPVKAQQVSEELGVRYILEGSVRKQGNRVRVTVQLIDAVKGYHIWSERYDREMVDIFTLQSEITTQISIELRIKLIGGDVVRRYFGKDPHYYETYLSLIKYLLEENHEMAKVTAEKLISIAPSEPEGYYGVGIYHIYQILYERSDDPALSLKLAEEYAEKAYALDKTYGYTMLLYAYIDLLKENSKSAISRLEKWVDLEPNAAMAHYFLGYFHYLTGEYEKAIQFIERAIRLDPYPYADFFVYLGAVYSVPFHNRLFNHEKAKEYGEKALKINPNNLKAHCMLAGVYSVDNDMDKAKYHASEVLRIAPNFTLKVYESYMRIQKDKELLDYKIESLRKIGIPEK encoded by the coding sequence ATGAATCAGGAGCGTATCGAGCGAAGACTCAGCGGCATCCTCATAGCTGATGTAGCAGGTTACAGCAGGCTAATGGAAGATGATGAAGAGTGGACCATCCATAACCTGGAAGAAAATAAAAAGCTTATGGAGACGCTAATATCAGACTTCCAGGGCCGTGTTGTTGATTCCCCTGGTGACAATATACTTGCCGAATTCAACAGCGTGGTGAACGCGGTTGAGTGCGCCATATTGATACAGAAGGAATTAGCAGCCAAATATGCTTCTCTCCCGGAAAATAAAAAAATGCAGTTCAGGATAGGCATTAACCTGGGTGATGTAATCATAAAGGATAACAGTATCTATGGTGACGGCGTTAATGCCGCAGCCCGCATACAATCTTTATCCGACCCTGGCGGGATCAACATTTCCAGGTATGTATATGACCAGGTAAAAAGAAAGATAGACGTACAGTATGAATACCTTGGAGAACACCAGGTGAAAAATCTGGATGAACCTGTCCGCATCTATAAAATTATCCCTGGAGATAAACCGGACAGTGAGGCAAATGGGACAAGGGCAACTGAAAAGGCATCCTTTAACAGGATGGCTTATCCTTTGCCTGAAAGGCCATCAATAGCTGTCATGCCATTTGTTAACCTGAGCGGAGAGGCTGACCAGGAATTTTTCTGCGACGGCCTTACAGAGGAGATCATTACAGGCCTTTCAAAAAACCCAGAGCTGTTTGTTATTGCCAGAAACTCTTCTTTCTTTTTTAAAAACAGACCGGTCAAGGCACAGCAGGTGAGTGAGGAGCTTGGGGTCAGGTATATACTTGAAGGGAGTGTAAGAAAGCAGGGCAACCGCGTCAGGGTTACTGTCCAGTTGATTGATGCGGTAAAGGGTTATCATATATGGTCAGAACGATATGACCGTGAGATGGTAGACATCTTTACTCTTCAGTCAGAGATTACCACACAGATATCCATTGAACTGCGCATAAAGCTTATTGGCGGTGATGTGGTACGGCGCTATTTTGGAAAAGACCCCCATTACTATGAGACCTATCTCTCTCTTATAAAGTACCTCCTTGAAGAAAACCATGAAATGGCAAAGGTTACTGCTGAAAAGCTTATCAGCATCGCGCCATCAGAACCTGAAGGTTATTACGGGGTAGGCATATATCATATCTATCAGATCCTCTATGAAAGGAGCGATGACCCTGCATTATCCCTGAAACTTGCAGAAGAATATGCTGAAAAGGCATATGCGCTGGATAAAACATACGGCTACACCATGCTTCTTTATGCCTATATTGACCTGTTAAAAGAAAATAGTAAGAGCGCAATATCCCGTCTTGAAAAATGGGTTGATCTGGAGCCAAATGCCGCAATGGCCCACTATTTTCTTGGTTATTTTCATTACCTGACGGGTGAATATGAAAAGGCCATACAGTTCATTGAAAGGGCTATACGTCTTGACCCCTACCCCTACGCAGATTTTTTTGTCTACCTTGGCGCAGTCTATTCTGTGCCTTTTCATAACAGACTCTTTAACCATGAAAAAGCAAAAGAATATGGTGAAAAGGCCCTCAAGATTAATCCGAACAACCTCAAGGCACACTGCATGCTTGCAGGTGTATATTCTGTTGATAATGATATGGACAAGGCAAAATATCACGCCTCTGAGGTGCTTCGCATTGCACCCAATTTTACACTCAAGGTCTATGAATCTTATATGAGGATACAGAAAGACAAGGAGCTGCTTGATTACAAGATAGAATCCTTGCGAAAAATCGGCATCCCGGAAAAATAA